GAATGTGCGCGGCGAGGATGTTTTCGTCATCCAGTCCACCTCCTACCCCGCCAACGACAATCTGATGGAACTGCTGGTGACGCTGGACGCGCTGCGGCGCGGCTCCGCCCGGCGTGTCACGGCGGTGCTACCTTATTATGGTTATGCCCGGCAGGACCGGAAGTCCGGCCCGCGCACGCCGATCTCGGCGAAGCTGGTGGCCAACCTCATCACCGTCGCCGGTGCCGACCGCGTGCTGACGATGGACCTGCATGCCGGCCAGATCCAGGGCTTCTTCGACATCCCGACCGACAATCTGTTTGCCGCACCGGTGTTCACCAAGGACATCCAGGAGCGCTTCAACGGCGAGGAACTGGTCATCGTCTCGCCGGATGTCGGCGGTGTGGTCCGTGCCCGCGCCATCGCCAAGCGGCTGAACGCCGACCTCGCCATCATCGACAAAAGGCGTGAGCGCGCCGGCGTGTCGGAAGTCATGCATGTCATCGGCGAGGTGAAGGGCCGGCACTGCATCCTGGTGGACGATATCGTCGATTCCGGCGGCACGCTGTGCAACGCCGCGGTCGCGCTGATGGAAAAGGGCGCGCAGTCGGTCGAGGCCTATGTGACGCATGGTGTGCTGTCCGGCGGCGCCGTGGCGCGCATCACCTCCTCCGCGCTGAACAGCCTGGTGACCACCGATTCGATCATGGCGACCGAGGCGATGCGGGTTGCCCGCAATATCCGCCAGCTCACCATCGCGCCGCTGATCGCCGAGGCGATGCAGCGCATCAGCGAGGAACGCTCGGTCTCCAGCCTGTTCGACTAAGACATACTCTTTTGGTTGTCATTCCCGGGCTTGTCCCGGGAATCCAGGGGTCAGCAAACTCGACCAACGATCCAGCTAGCGTAAGCCTGGACCCCCGCAACAAGTGCGGGGGTGACGGTTAGAAGATAGTAGAAACTTTCTAGTATTATCCGATCGAATCGGTATATAAGGCTGCCTTCCCGCACTGACGGGACCATGCCGGCACCCTTGGAGGCCGGCAGCAGGGGTGGCGGTTGGCGCTGCCCCTTTGCCATGACTTAAGGAGTTTCAAGATGGCAGAAGCAATCACCATCGCCGCGACGGCGCGCGATCGGGCCGGTAAGGGGGCCGCCCGTGAAGCCCGTCGCCAGGGTCTGGTACCCGGCGTGATCTACGGCGACAAGCAGTCCCCGGTCATGATCAACCTCAATGCCAAGGAGCTGGAGCGCCAGCTGCGCCGCCCCGGTTTCTTCAACCACCTGTTCGAGGTGAAGGTCGGCAAGGACACGCACCGCGTGCTGGCGCGCGAGCTGCAGCAGGACCCGGTCACCGACCGCGCGCTGCATGTGGACTTCCTGCGCGTCTCCAAGAATTCGCGGATCGAGGTCGCCGTGCCGGTGCACTTCATCAACGAGACCAAGTCGCCGGGCCTGAAGCGCGGCGGCGTGCTGAACATCGTCCGCCACGAGGTCGAGGTGTTCTGCAGCCCGGAAGCCATCCCGGAAGAGCTGGTGATCGACCTGACCGGCTGGGATGTCGGCGATTCGATCCACATCAGCGCCGTGACCCTGCCGGACGGCGTGGTGCCGACCATCACCGACCGCGATTTCACTGTCGCCACCATCGCCGCCCCGTCGGCGCTGAAGAGCGAAGAGAATGCGGCCGGCGACGAGGCTGAGGAGGAAGAGGAGGACTAATCCTCCCCTTCCGGTACATCACCTAACCGGGACCGGATTGCCATGCTGCTTCTGGCCGGCCTCGGCAATCCCGGCCCGGGGCACGCAAACCAGCGTCACAATATCGGATTCATGGCGGTGGACGAGATCGTCCGCCGCCATGGCTTCGGCCCGTGGCGCGCACGCTTCCAGGGGCTGGCCTCCGAAGGGCTGATCGCCGGCCACAAGGTGCTGGCGCTGAAGCCGCTGACCTACATGAACAATTCCGGCCATTCGGTCGGCGAGGCGGCCCGCTTCTTCAAGCTGAAGCCGCAGGACGTCTTCATCGTCCATGACGAGCTGGACCTGAAGCCCGGCAAGATCAAGGTGAAGCTGGGCGGCGGGCATAGCGGCCATAACGGCCTGCGCTCCATCGATTCCGCCATCGGCAAGGAATACTGGCGCATCCGCCTTGGCATCGGCCATCCCGGCGACAAGGACAAAGTGCTGGGCTGGGTCCTGAACGATTTCGCCAAGATCGAGCAGAAGGACTGGCTGGTGGCACTGCTGGATGCGGTTGCCGCCCATATCGATATCCTGCTGCGGGGCGATGGCCCCGACCGTGACGAGGGGCACTTCATGAGCAAGGTGTCCCACGCCGTCTTCCCGCCGCCGCCAAGCCCCCCCAAACCGAGCAAGCCGGAGGCCGGCACCGTGCCGCCCCCCGAAACCAAGGACTAGAACCGATGGGTTTCAACTGTGGCATTGTCGGCCTGCCGAATGTCGGCAAATCGACCCTGTTCAACGCGCTGACCGCGACCGCCGCCGCCGAGGCCGCGAACTATCCGTTCTGCACCATCGAGCCGAATACCGGCCGCGTGGCGGTGCCGGATCCGCGCCTTGATGCCATCGCAAAGCTGGCCGGCTCGGCGAAGATCCTGCCGACGCAGATCGAGTTCGTCGATATTGCCGGCCTGGTGCGCGGCGCCAGCAAGGGCGAAGGGCTGGGCAACCAGTTCCTGGCGAACATCCGCGAGGTCGATGCCATCGTCCATGTGCTGCGCTGCTTCGAATCGGGCGACATCACCCATGTCGAGGGCTCGGTCGATCCGATCCGCGATGCCGACACGGTCGAGACCGAGCTGATGCTGGCCGACCTCGACAGCCTGGAGCGCCGCGCCCTGCCGCTGTCCAAGCGCGCCAAGAGCGGCGACAAGGAAGCCAAGGCGCAGCTGGAGATCATCGAACCGATCCTGGCCGCCCTGCGCGAAGGCCTGCCGGCGCGCACCGTGAAGTTCGCCGAAAATGAGCAGAACGCAGTGCGGCAGCTGCAGCTCATCACCTCCAAGCCGGTGCTCTATCTCTGCAATGTCTCGGAAGACGATGCCGCGACCGGCAATGCGCTGTCCGAGAAGGTCGCCGAGAAGGCGAAGGCCGAAGGCGCGAGCAGCGTCGTCATCTCCGCCGCCATCGAAGCGGAAATCTCGCAGATCACCGACCCGGAGGAGCGCAAGGAGTTCCTGGCGACCATCGGGCTGGAGGAGCCGGGCCTGGCCCGCGTCATCCGTGCCGGCTATGCGCTGCTGGGGCTGCTGACCTTCTTCACTGCCGGCCCGAAGGAAACCCGCGCCTGGACCGTGCGCAAGGGATCGAAGGCGCCGCAGGCCGCCGGTGTCATCCATACCGATTTCGAGCGCGGCTTCATCCGCGCCGAGACCATCGCCTATGAGGATTTCATCGCCTGTGGCGGCGAGCAGGGCGCCAAGGATGCCGGCAAGCTGCGCGTCGAGGGCGCGGAATATCTGGTGAAGGACGGCGACATCTTCCACTTCCGCTTCAACGTCTGATCCCGTTCCGGAACCGCGCAAGCGGCGTCAGGTCAGCATGCCCGAAGCCGCACAAGCGGCGTCAGATCAGCATGCCCGAAGCCGCGCAAGCGGCTTCAGATAAGCATGAACGCCATGATGCCGGCGACGCTGATGAAGGACAGGCTGACGGTGATGAAGAAGGCGATACGGCTGCCCAGTTCGCCGGCCCGTTGCACCAGCAGCTTCTCGTCATGCTCCGCCGACAGGATCTGCGTCTGGTTCAGCCGCCAGCGGAAGCTGGCATCTTTGAATTCGCGCTGATCCTGCTCGAACAGCCCGCCCTGCTTGAACACTTCCTGCAGGGCGGACAGCTTGCCCTCCTCCATCGCCTTGTCGGTCTTCTTCTGCAGCTCCGCCTTGCGGCGCGGCCTCAGGATGCGGTCGATGCCCGGCTGCAGCATGCCGCCCAGCATGCGGGCCAGCTCCGGCCAGCCATCGGGATTCTCGGTCTTTTCCTCCAGGAAGGACAGGAAGCGCAGCGCCGCCTGCGCCTTCACGAATTCATCCGCACCGTCCAGCCCTTCGAGCAGGCCGATGGAGAAATCCCGGCGCCGCGACATGACGAAGGACACCAGATGCTTGTCCACCGGCAGGAAGGGCTCCTTGGCTGCCGCCGCAGCTTCCTCCAGCGCCGGCAGGATCGCCTCAATGCGATAGACCAGATACTTGCTCAGCAGCGGGCTGCGGCAGCGTGCCATCGGCTGCATCTCGTAAAGCGCGCGCTCCACGCCGAAGCCCCAGCCAGTACGTGACGCCAGCCCCTGCGTCTTGGTCAGCAGCTTGTGAACGCCGAGATAGCCGTCGGCCTCCGCCTGCGCGCCCAGCCAGCGCAGCGGAATATTGCTCTTCACCATCTCGATCAGGCGGGCGCGGAAATCCGGATCGTCATAGCGCGCCGCCAGCGCCGTGCCCATGCCGGCGGGGTTCACCGCCAGCCCCTTATAGTGCAGCGGCGCCTGCGGGTTCAGCTGCATGCAGGCGGTGGAGACCGCCTCGGCCATCTTGTCGATGCTCTTTTCCTCACGCTCCCCGAACAGCGCGTCGAGGGCGGGCAGCATGCGCTCCTCATCCAGGCCGCGTGCCATCCAGTTGCGGAACTTGCGGCTGAGCAGGAATTCCTTGGCGCCCTCGATATCCGTGGAGCGCGCGACCGTATAGGCCAGCGAGCGCAGCGTGGTGTGCGGCTCGCCCAGGAATTCCATCGGCCAGCCGGCCATCTTCGGCAGATGCAGCTTGGTCTGCGGCACCGTGCCATCCTTCAGCCAGGCATCGATATCCATCAGCGTCCAGCGGTCACGCGCATCGTCCTGCAGCGTGCCGCGCAGGAATTCCAGCATGCCGTAGGGCAGGCGGTGCCGCTCCGACAGCAGCATGAAGCTTGCCCCTTCGACGCGCTTGCGCAGCAGCCCCTTGGCGTTCAGCTCCGGCGTCGGATGCTTGCCGACCAGCAGGAAGGCCGCCGTCATGCCAAGCGCATAGACATCGTCGCTCATCGTCGGGTCGCCCCGGGTCAGCGGCTCGGATGCCGCGCGGTCCAGCGGCTCGAAGATGTCCGGCTGGTCGGCGCCGGGCGGCACGGACAGGCATTCGCCCAGCACGACGCGGCCCTGATCGCGGCAGCGATACAGATTGTTCGGGCGGATGGCGCCATGCGTCAGCCCCAGGCGGAACAGGTCGAGCAGCGTTTCCAGCACCGGCTGCACCACATCGGTCACCACCTGGCGTTCCGGCATCGGCGCCGGGGCCAGGTATTTCGCGTCCATCAGCGGGTCGCCGTTCGGCCGGCGGAACACGCAGATCAGCCGCTGTGCCCCATTCGCCGCCGGCCAGGGCACCACGGCCCATTCCTCCAGCCAGGTCAGGCCGGGCATGCGTACACCGCGCAGGCCGCGCAGCGCCTTGGTGCGCGGCGGATAATCCGGGTCCAGCACCATGGCGTAGAAGCGCCCGGCCACCCCCAGCTTGGATTCGGCGGCATAGGCAGGCGTGCCCAGCCGGGCGAACTGCGTCAGCGGCTGGTTCATCTGGATGTCGAAATTCAGCCCGTCGGCGCGGGCCGACTGGTCCAGCTCCTGCTCGGAGCCGGGCGCGCCCTTCTCGATGTTCTCGGCCGCCGCCATCTATGCCGTAACCCCGTCCTGCACGATTATGCCGGGTGTCTTATGCCGCACCCCTGATTCCATTGAAAGAATCTATCATAATCCGGCAGCAGTCGCTAATTTTTGGGAGATGCGACACGAACAGGGAAAAGCGCCGCCATGAACCGCCCGCCGATCGATCAGCAGGTCACCTTCCTATACACCTGGGACCTTGCGAAAAGCGCCCGTTTCTATGGCGAGATTCTGGGGCTGGAGATGGTGCTGGACCAGGGCGCCTGCCGCCTCTACCGCGTCGGGCCGGACAGTTTCGTCGGCATCTGCGCCCGCGAAGTACGCGCGAAACAGCCGAACGGCGTGGTGCTGACCATCGTCTCGCCGGATGTGGATGGCTGGTACGAGTACCTGACCGCCAAGGGCGTGATCTACGAGGCGCCGCCGCGCTACAGCGAGGAATTCAAGGTCTATTCCTCCTTCCTGCGCGACCCCAACGGCTACCTTCTGGAAATCCAGGAATTCCGCAGCCCCGACTGGCCAAAACCGCAGGGACGGTGAGGGGGCGGAGGTAACGATGTGGCAACTGGTTAATGTGAAATTCCTGCATGCAAGACCGGACCAACTCCTATGTCACCCCCGGGCTTCGCCCGGGGGTCCAGGGGCCAAGGGTTGTAACGTTCCAGGCAGGGCACCGCCCCTGGATTGCCGGGTCAAGCCCGGCAATGACAAGGGAAGAAAACGGAAGCAAGGCACCAACCAACCGCTTCACCGGCTGTCATTCCCGCACTTGTTGCGGGAATCCAGACCTCAGCCTGCTTCGGCGCCGCCACAGTATAGGCTGGAACATGGATCCCCGGTACAAGACCGGGGGTGACGGCTGGAGAGAGCGGCAAGTCTGTGCGTTTCCTAGGGCAGCCCCAATAACCGCCGCAGCCGGGCGATGTCGGTATCGCCGTCGAGCAGTTCGGTGAGCAGCTGCGGCAGGCTCATGCCGCCCCAGGCGATGGCGCGGCGCACCAGATAGGGGGCGGGGCTGTGCGGCTCGGCCCGCATCAGATAGTCGGCGGCCAGCGCCAGCAGCCGGTAGGCCTCCTCGCGGTTGCGGATATCGACGAAGCTGCCCTCCTCCGGCACGGACAGCGCCAACGCGGGCGACGGGTGCGCAGGCTCGACATCCTGCGCTTCCTCTTCCGCTTCGTCCGCTTCGCCGGGCCGGGCGGCCAGGGCGGAATCGAGGAAATGCCGGCACGCTGCGATGGTGCGCGACAGGGCAGGCAGGCCGGAATAGCTGGTCGCCCCCTTCTCCTCCAGCAGCGCCGACAGGTCGGCCAGCCGCGCCGCTGCGGCGGCGAACAGCGCCGCCTGGGTGCGCAGGAACCCGTCCGGTGTGAGCATCAGGCTAAGTTCGATATCCTCCGCCGCGACCGCGCCGGCCTGGCGTTCGCGCTGGTGGCGCTTCGGGTCGCTGCGGGCAAGCTGCGCCAGATGCCCGGCCATTTCCCAGTCATGCAGGCCGTGCGGCGGCACGCCCGGCTCGGCGGGTGCTGTCAGCGGGATCAGCCGTGCCGGCACCGACAGCCGGTCGAGCCAGTCCAGCGGCGCCACGCGGTAGCCGAGATCGCCCTCTTCCGGCAGCGGATGCACCTTGTCCCAGAAACGCTCGGCATAGCAGCCAATGAGGTCCAGCCCCGCCGCCAGCCCCGCCGCCCCGCGCCGGTAGAGCAGCGCCTCGGTCAGCCAGGCGGCGATCTCCAGATCCTTCGTCCGTCCGGCCAGAGCGGCTAGGCAGGCTTCCTCGATGCCGGCCCAGTCGGTCTCTTCCGGATGACCGTGACCCTGTTGGCGCAGCCGGCGGATCGGGTCGCTGATGCCAGCCTCGCGCGGCGCCGGCCCGCAGGGTGACTTGCGGGAGATCGGGCGCAGCAATGCCGCCCGGTCGATATCCGGCAGCTGCGACCAGATTTGTTTCATTGTGTGCCTCCCGTCCTGATGTCCGGCGCGCTGGTGGGGAAGGATGGCAGGGCCAGCGGCGCGCGCGTCTTGTCGGCCGGCGCGAAGGGCACGACGCTGGCGAAGACGCGCACCGGGTCGCCTGCCGCCCCTTGCGCATTCTGCGTGGCGATGACGAAGCGCCAGCTGCTATCCAGCGCCGCACTGCCGGGCGGAAAATCCGCCGCCGTGCCGCGCTGTGCCTGCCAGGCGCGGAAGGCTGCCCAGGTGCCGCCGAAGCTGTAGGTCACCGCCTCGCCGCTCACGCTGGCCGCCGGCTGCTGCCCGGTGGCGGCGGGGCTCAGCGGCCCGTTGGCGGCGAAACGCAGGGTGATGGCAATGCTATCCCCTGCCTCCCACACCAGCGGCGATGGTGCGGCGGGCACGCCGGACAGGGTGTCGTCGCCAACCGCGATGCGCCAGTCGATCAGCTGGTTGCCGCCGCGCTCATAGTCGCGGTTGCTGCGCGGCGTCAGCAACAGGCCGAGGCTGGGCGGCGCGCTGCCATCGAAGGCGGGGAATAGCGCCCGCACCTGCCCGATGGCACTCACGAAGCCGGCAGCATCCGCCTCGCCCTGCCCGCGCAGTACCGAAGCCGCACTGGCCGGCAGCGCATCATAGGCGCGCAGCAGCGCCAGAAGGTCGGCGCTCGTCGCCTCCTGCAGCCGGTCCGTCGCCGCGAAGGGGTATTTGCCCTCGACCCGCGTGCGGAACTGCGCCACAAGCGCGGCATAGCCAGCGGCAACATCGCTCTGATCCAGCGCCGCACAACGGTCCGATATGCCGCGCATCAGCGCCAGCCGCCGGGCATCGAAATAATCGGCGGGGGCCGCCGCCAGCAGGGCGGGCGTGATGGCGCTGGCGCAGGTGGAAAGCGTGATCGCCGGCATGGTCTCCAGCACGAAGCCGTTCAGCCGCGCAATGGTCGCGGTGGGCTGCTTCGCGGCCATTGCCGCCAGCGCCGCCGATATCCCCGCCCATTTCGCCTCCAGCGCCTGCGCGTCGCCCGGCGGCAGGGCGCTGCCCGCTTTGGCCAGGAAATCCAGCACTGGCGCGGCAAGCTGGCCGCTCAGCAGGCCGATATAGTCCTGGTTGCGGGTCAGCAGCGCCTGCATCGCCGCCTGGCTGTCCAGCCCGAAGCCGCGATAGCCCAACGCGCTTTTGCCGTCCCACCAGCTAAAGCGGTCGCCATCGACTGTCGCATAATCCGCATTCGCCATTTGCAGCGCATCGGTACGGGTCAGCAGCGAATCCACCTGATCGCGCAGGATGGCACCGAGATCGAGCCGCAGCGGCAGCAGCCGGCCCGTGGTCAGCGCCGTCAGCACGGCCTCCAGATCGGCGGCGACGGCGGAGAAGGCCGATGCCTCCGTCTGCAATTCCGCAAGTGTGCTGCCCGCCGGGCTGTGCTGGGCGAGCGACCCGGCCAGCCGGTCCTCAATGGCGATGGAGGCACGTACCGCCGTCAGCGCCGCCACCTCCGACGACAGCGGCGGGGCGATCCCCGCCGGCGGCTTCGCCGTGCCGGCATAGGATGTTGCGGCATTCTTCGCCTCGGTCAGCGCGGCCGGGTCCCAGAAGGCGGCACTGCCCCCGGTCAGGCTGGCGGGCAGCTTGCGCGCCTCGCCCGCTGTCATAAAGGGCTGGGCGTAAAGCGTATCCAGCGCCGTCGCCAGCGCCGCCAGCGCCGGGTCGAGCGTCACGGCATTTCCGATACTCACGAAGGACGGGTAGCCGGGCGCCTTCAGGACGGTCAGCGCGCCGCGCGCATCAGTGGCGGCCTTCACCCATCGCGCCTGTTGCGAGGAGGCCGCGCTCTCGCCCAGCAGCGCCGATTGCGCGATCCGCCCGGTCAGCGCCGTGGCATCCGCATCCTTGGCCGGGTCGAGCGCCAGATAGGCAGCCTTGCCGGAGGACACCAGCGCCGTCGTGACATCCAGCCCGCTGTGCAGCCGGTCGAGCGCGGCCAGCTTGCCGGTCTGCGCCGCCCCCGTGAGCGCCGCCATATCCGCGGCAACCGGCATCAGCGCCGCCTGCAACGGGTTGCCGGCATAGTCCGCCGTCAGGAACGTACTCATCAGCCTATCCAGCCGCACCCGCACGTCGGGCCGGTAGGGCGCCAGCGGGAAACTCCCTGCCACCTGCCGTGCGGCTGCCAGCCCCACCATCAGCGGTGGCCGCGCGGTGACGATGGCCGGGTCGAGATCGACCGACAGCAGCTGTTTCATCAGGGTGGAAAGGTTCTGCGCCCGGTCCGCTCCGGTCAGCCCGTCATAGAGCGCCAGCTGCGCCTCGAACGACGCTACCGCGTCCAGATAGGCGGAGACCGCCAGATAGTTCTGCAGCGACGGGAAGCCTTTGGCGTCCGACGCCGGCCTCGGCACGGAGAGCGGCGTCGCGGGATCGGCCAGCGCCAGCGCCTCCGCCTCCAGCCCGGCGCGGATCGCCGCCAGCACGATCCGCCCGAAGCCCTGCTCCGCGGCATCCGACAGGGCCGGCGACAGCGGATCGAACCAGGACACCGGCAGGAAGGCATAGCGCAGCCGGTCCGACCGGGCGGCATCGAGCGCCGCCACCAGCCGCTGCACCATGCCGGCCAGCGTGTCGCGGTCCGGCGGCTGCCGATCAATGCGGATCAGGTCGTCGCGCAACTGCGTAACGATGCCCGCCATGTCATTGGCGGCGCGGCTGAGGGAAACCGCCGACCAGATCATCCCGGCCAGCCCGACCACCACGACCGCGACGGTCGCCGCGCGCAGCGCCTGCACCTGCCAGCCCTGCCGGGGTGTCTGGCCGGACAGGAGCACGGCCAGCCCGATCTCGGCGAAGATCTTCCGGCGCAACAGATCGGCCAGGAAGAAGCGGGTGCCCTGCACCGTTCCGGCGAGGTAGAGGCCGCGCAGCCCATAGGGTGCCGGCTCCACGCCAGCCGCGAAGACCGTACCGGCCAGCGCCGAAGCGGGAGTGCTGAGCGCGTTCACCTGCTCCGGCAGGCGATAGGCGGCCTCCGGGTCCGGCAGGGCATCGTCCGCGCCGAACAACGCCGCCACCGCATCGCCTAGCGCGATGGCGGTCTCGCGCAGCGCCGTGCCGGGCCAGGCCGGGTCATAGGGCGCGTCGGGACCGACCGGCACCGACCAGCCCAGCATGTCCACGCGGCGTGCCTCCGGCAGGGCTTGGGCGACCTCCGTAAAGCCCGCCAGTCCTTCCGCCCCGTCCAGCACCAGATAGGCGGGCAGCCGCATCCCCGTTTCCCGGCTAGCGGTCATCAGCCGCTCGCGCAGAGTCGTCGCCAGCGTGGGGTCCGCCTCCAGCGCTGCAGCCGGCACGGTCAGCAGCACCGCATCCAGCGGCCGGTCCGGGCGGGCCGAAACCAGCGCCTTCAGCGCCGCCTCGAAGGGCTCCACCGCGAACGGCAGGTCGATGACCACGCCGCCCGGCACGCCCCACCAGCGCATGACGCCATCCTTCGCGATCTGTGCCGGTTCCACGAAATCGGGCGCCATGCCAGGCAGGCCGGCGAGGCCCGGCAGGTCCGGGCCGATCCGCGCGACCCAGGGCAAGGCCGCCCGCCGGCTGGCCTGCGGCACCGCCTGCTTCAGCGCCGCCAGTGCCTTGCCGGTCGTGGTGGCGGCGCTGTCCGGCGGCTTGCGGTGCTTCAGCCACCACCAGAGCGCCGCCCCCGCCAGCAGCATCAGGACAAGCCCCAGCACCAGCCACGCCCAGCCGGGCAAATCCTTCAGAAAGGCGAGGAGCTGGGCCGGCATGTCATCACCCCGGCAGCAGGGCGAGCGCGCGCAGCAGCGGCCAGACCGCGAGCAGCCATACCAGCGCCGAGAGGGCAAACAGGCCGGCCAGTGTCAGCAGCAGCCAGCCGGCCCAACGCATCGGTCCAACTGGCGGAGCGGGCGGTGGCGGGTCCAGAGTGTGCTGATAGGCTTCCGGTGTCAGTCGCCCGTTCGGCGAGGAAAGCGGCGGTCTGCCGGCGAAAGCCAGCCGCGCCAGCAGATGGCGGTAGCGCCGCAGCGCCGCCGCCCCATCCGGCTGGCAGCGATAGCGGCCCTCGAACCCCAGCCCCAGCACCTGCAGGAAGAGGCGCGCCAGCCCCGTGGAGAGGCCACTTTCGCCCTGGCGTTCCAGCGCATCGATGCGGGCGAACACCTCCTCCCCCGCCACATGGCTGCGGCAATAGCGCTGCTCGAACAGATGGCCGAGCCAGTCACTCCCGCCACCCTCTCCTTCCGGCCAGTCGAGATAGACGAAGATTTCGTCGGCCAGCGCCACCATCGGATAGGCGGCACGGTCCTGCGCCTCGCCCAGCCTCTCGCCGCCGCGATGCCGTGCCTCGACCGACAGCGCATCCAGCCGGGCCGCGAGATCGGCCTGAATTTCCGGCCGTTTTGCCGGGCTGGTACTGGCCAGCGCCTTCACGCGCCAGCCTTCCAGCGCGTCGTAATAGCCGCGGAAGCCGTGCAGCAGGAAGGCATCGGCGGCGCTCATCCGGTCTTCTCCGGCGGCAGAAACAGCACGATGCCGGCGGGCGGCGGCACCGACGCCTCAGCCTGGAAAATGCCGATGGCCAGCGCCTCCCCGGCGGCGATCTCTCCTTCCGGCTGCACGCGATAGACCGCCATGTCGGGCCGGCGGGCGATGGACAGCGCGTCCCGCTCGGGCAGGCGCTGCCGCCCCGCCCCCAGCACGCGGCGCTTGCGCAAGCCCTGCAGCCGCGATTCGCTGCCGATCAGGCAGGCGCCCATATAGCGGTGCGCGGTCTCGATATCCGCCCCCTCCGGCGGCAGCACGCCGATGACGAGGCCCGCGGCCAGCCACTCCGGCTGGATATCCAGCCGGAAGCCGCCCTCCGCCCCCGTCTCGAACGGGACTGCCCGCCAGCCGCCGCCAAGGCCGGCCAGCGTCGTCTCGATAAAGCCGGCCACCGCCTGAAAGCAGGGCAGTGCGTCCATGTGGTCGTAGGCCGGAAAGCGCGGCGGCAGCGTACCTGGCACGGCGGCAGCGACCGCGCCGGCCAGCGCGGTGAGGCCCAGATAGAGCCGGTAGGGATGGGCGGGCGGGCCGAACACCAGC
This region of Oceanibaculum indicum P24 genomic DNA includes:
- a CDS encoding ribose-phosphate pyrophosphokinase; this encodes MKVLTGNSNRPLAEAVCACLNIPLTNASVKRFSDMEVFVEIHENVRGEDVFVIQSTSYPANDNLMELLVTLDALRRGSARRVTAVLPYYGYARQDRKSGPRTPISAKLVANLITVAGADRVLTMDLHAGQIQGFFDIPTDNLFAAPVFTKDIQERFNGEELVIVSPDVGGVVRARAIAKRLNADLAIIDKRRERAGVSEVMHVIGEVKGRHCILVDDIVDSGGTLCNAAVALMEKGAQSVEAYVTHGVLSGGAVARITSSALNSLVTTDSIMATEAMRVARNIRQLTIAPLIAEAMQRISEERSVSSLFD
- a CDS encoding 50S ribosomal protein L25/general stress protein Ctc, with translation MAEAITIAATARDRAGKGAAREARRQGLVPGVIYGDKQSPVMINLNAKELERQLRRPGFFNHLFEVKVGKDTHRVLARELQQDPVTDRALHVDFLRVSKNSRIEVAVPVHFINETKSPGLKRGGVLNIVRHEVEVFCSPEAIPEELVIDLTGWDVGDSIHISAVTLPDGVVPTITDRDFTVATIAAPSALKSEENAAGDEAEEEEED
- the pth gene encoding aminoacyl-tRNA hydrolase; translation: MLLLAGLGNPGPGHANQRHNIGFMAVDEIVRRHGFGPWRARFQGLASEGLIAGHKVLALKPLTYMNNSGHSVGEAARFFKLKPQDVFIVHDELDLKPGKIKVKLGGGHSGHNGLRSIDSAIGKEYWRIRLGIGHPGDKDKVLGWVLNDFAKIEQKDWLVALLDAVAAHIDILLRGDGPDRDEGHFMSKVSHAVFPPPPSPPKPSKPEAGTVPPPETKD
- the ychF gene encoding redox-regulated ATPase YchF — its product is MGFNCGIVGLPNVGKSTLFNALTATAAAEAANYPFCTIEPNTGRVAVPDPRLDAIAKLAGSAKILPTQIEFVDIAGLVRGASKGEGLGNQFLANIREVDAIVHVLRCFESGDITHVEGSVDPIRDADTVETELMLADLDSLERRALPLSKRAKSGDKEAKAQLEIIEPILAALREGLPARTVKFAENEQNAVRQLQLITSKPVLYLCNVSEDDAATGNALSEKVAEKAKAEGASSVVISAAIEAEISQITDPEERKEFLATIGLEEPGLARVIRAGYALLGLLTFFTAGPKETRAWTVRKGSKAPQAAGVIHTDFERGFIRAETIAYEDFIACGGEQGAKDAGKLRVEGAEYLVKDGDIFHFRFNV
- a CDS encoding serine/threonine-protein kinase, with product MAAAENIEKGAPGSEQELDQSARADGLNFDIQMNQPLTQFARLGTPAYAAESKLGVAGRFYAMVLDPDYPPRTKALRGLRGVRMPGLTWLEEWAVVPWPAANGAQRLICVFRRPNGDPLMDAKYLAPAPMPERQVVTDVVQPVLETLLDLFRLGLTHGAIRPNNLYRCRDQGRVVLGECLSVPPGADQPDIFEPLDRAASEPLTRGDPTMSDDVYALGMTAAFLLVGKHPTPELNAKGLLRKRVEGASFMLLSERHRLPYGMLEFLRGTLQDDARDRWTLMDIDAWLKDGTVPQTKLHLPKMAGWPMEFLGEPHTTLRSLAYTVARSTDIEGAKEFLLSRKFRNWMARGLDEERMLPALDALFGEREEKSIDKMAEAVSTACMQLNPQAPLHYKGLAVNPAGMGTALAARYDDPDFRARLIEMVKSNIPLRWLGAQAEADGYLGVHKLLTKTQGLASRTGWGFGVERALYEMQPMARCRSPLLSKYLVYRIEAILPALEEAAAAAKEPFLPVDKHLVSFVMSRRRDFSIGLLEGLDGADEFVKAQAALRFLSFLEEKTENPDGWPELARMLGGMLQPGIDRILRPRRKAELQKKTDKAMEEGKLSALQEVFKQGGLFEQDQREFKDASFRWRLNQTQILSAEHDEKLLVQRAGELGSRIAFFITVSLSFISVAGIMAFMLI
- a CDS encoding VOC family protein: MNRPPIDQQVTFLYTWDLAKSARFYGEILGLEMVLDQGACRLYRVGPDSFVGICAREVRAKQPNGVVLTIVSPDVDGWYEYLTAKGVIYEAPPRYSEEFKVYSSFLRDPNGYLLEIQEFRSPDWPKPQGR
- the tssA gene encoding type VI secretion system protein TssA, which gives rise to MKQIWSQLPDIDRAALLRPISRKSPCGPAPREAGISDPIRRLRQQGHGHPEETDWAGIEEACLAALAGRTKDLEIAAWLTEALLYRRGAAGLAAGLDLIGCYAERFWDKVHPLPEEGDLGYRVAPLDWLDRLSVPARLIPLTAPAEPGVPPHGLHDWEMAGHLAQLARSDPKRHQRERQAGAVAAEDIELSLMLTPDGFLRTQAALFAAAAARLADLSALLEEKGATSYSGLPALSRTIAACRHFLDSALAARPGEADEAEEEAQDVEPAHPSPALALSVPEEGSFVDIRNREEAYRLLALAADYLMRAEPHSPAPYLVRRAIAWGGMSLPQLLTELLDGDTDIARLRRLLGLP